Proteins encoded within one genomic window of Jiangella mangrovi:
- a CDS encoding PSP1 domain-containing protein produces the protein MVMAVAFTRYGRLYYLDPGEHTPRVGDKVLVPTDDGPEVAECVWAPQWVSEDIGGLPVCAGLATDRHLQREERNRRRRAEVRVAARRLIKHHDLPMKIVGVDYVDTREDVDQLVTIYFSAPHRVDFRELVRDLARTLRARIDLRQLGARDEARVQGGIGPCGRDTCCSTFLTDFEPVSVRMAKDQDLPLNPLKISGACGRLMCCLKYEHPLYQDFKRSVPTVGCDVTTDDGVEGTVVAYNVPAETVYVRDRETGRRVACPKASVCGSRQAYEGAVAQGARRTPDIEDDDAYEDDGENL, from the coding sequence ATGGTGATGGCAGTGGCCTTCACCCGGTACGGGAGGCTCTACTACCTCGACCCGGGTGAGCACACCCCGCGCGTCGGCGACAAGGTCCTCGTCCCCACGGACGACGGTCCCGAGGTCGCCGAGTGCGTGTGGGCGCCACAGTGGGTCAGCGAGGACATCGGCGGGCTGCCGGTGTGCGCCGGCCTGGCCACCGACCGGCACCTGCAGCGCGAAGAGCGCAACCGCCGTCGCCGCGCCGAGGTCCGGGTGGCCGCCCGACGGCTGATCAAGCACCACGACCTCCCCATGAAGATCGTCGGGGTCGACTACGTCGACACCCGCGAGGACGTCGACCAGCTCGTCACCATCTACTTCAGCGCGCCGCACCGCGTCGACTTCCGCGAGCTGGTGCGCGACCTCGCCCGCACGCTGCGGGCCCGCATCGACCTGCGCCAGCTCGGCGCGCGCGACGAAGCCCGGGTCCAGGGCGGCATCGGCCCGTGCGGCCGCGACACCTGCTGCTCCACGTTCCTCACCGACTTCGAGCCGGTCAGCGTGCGCATGGCCAAGGACCAGGACCTCCCGCTCAACCCGCTGAAGATCTCCGGGGCGTGCGGGCGGCTCATGTGCTGCCTCAAGTACGAGCACCCGCTGTACCAGGACTTCAAGCGCAGCGTGCCCACCGTCGGCTGCGACGTCACCACCGACGACGGCGTCGAGGGCACCGTCGTCGCCTACAACGTGCCGGCCGAGACGGTGTACGTCCGCGACCGCGAGACCGGCCGCCGGGTCGCCTGCCCCAAGGCGAGCGTCTGCGGCTCGCGGCAGGCCTACGAGGGCGCCGTGGCGCAGGGCGCGCGCCGTACGCCCGACATCGAGGACGACGACGCGTACGAGGACGACGGAGAGAACCTGTGA